A portion of the Manihot esculenta cultivar AM560-2 chromosome 2, M.esculenta_v8, whole genome shotgun sequence genome contains these proteins:
- the LOC110608921 gene encoding uncharacterized protein LOC110608921 isoform X1: MEFAKLVVDPIVSKVVELLVNPVVRQIKYVFNYSANIHNLEEEVEKLSHAKLRVEHTVEVARRNPLEQIEADVQQWLAKVDSVAEDADKILLQHKDGGKRRCFMGLCPNLIRRHQISRKASKEIPIIVGAREGGNFPRVSYRAPPQGIGAVKECEPFESRTSVVDEILNALKDAGVNLIGVYGMGGVGKTTLVKHIATLVRELGIFKLVVIATVTLKADLKSVQQEIADWLDFKLDAESIAVRAARLSERIKKEEKILIILDDIWAAIKLDEIGIPYGTDHNGSKILMTSRNRSVLSEMGVQRDFRLEVLEHQEAWSLFEKKVGDLKDSNLRPIAVEIANRCAGLPILIVAVATALKNKQAFEWNDALEKLKIFDGRGHEKRVYSALELSYNFLRDEEKSLFRLLGQLKANEGIRDLFKYVVGFGLFNQLITLKATRNRLLTVISDLKLSCLLLEDEDHERVKMHDVVHSFAASFVSKHDQVLTAAYEAELEEWPNEDFFKQCTSISLPYCKIPKLPEVFECPKLKSFFLFNRGSSLKIKENLFSRMKELKVLDLTRIYLSPLPSSLQSLENLRTLCLDFCVLEDTAAIGELKQLQVLSLIGSTIVRLPNEVRKLTCLRLLDLSRCQRLEVIPPNVLSTLAQLEELYLGGSLVQWEGEGHDEGRNNANLSELKLLSKLSTLEIHIIDANIMPKDIFSEKLESFRVFIGDGWDWANNEYETSRSLKLKLNRSALLERVKVLLMKTESLYLDDLKGVRSVLYELDDQGFPELKHLHVQNSLDIQYIIERKKMNPITAFPKLESLFLHNLNNLEKIYRGPYTVESFSDLRKLKVENCNALRSLFSFSIFNVLKKLEEVNVNNCEIIQVIVAKEGEDDEECELTQLRSLTLENLPQFTSFCSQVKVHSTSQRARNQEIATTASNEIVCEADAEVLVALFNNKIRFPNLADMKFVGINVEMIWPCQHKALSPSIEKLTTLIVDGCGNLNFLFTSSIVGSLAQLKMLEICDCKSMEEVILAAGEGKAMNKILLPKLDSLKLKGLPKLVRFCTAKLIECPSLKVLKLGNCPRLQAFVSTQVNTALFDEKVWFPNLEELHVEDMHMLKMIWCDEVLADSFGRLKVLKVLNGEQLLEIFPSKLLEKFLVNLESLTVTDCDSVKEVFDLQAIVKERETHVVRHSQLRILWISNLPNLIQIWNRDPHGILSFYNLREVRAWDCPNLKKLFPFSVAQCLPHLELLSIGDCGMEEIVTKEERPEPLAIIPNFAFRGLKTIFLWRLDELKYFYSGKHTLECSQLKHLDVNLCAKLQTFNFESQEIQEMLMDKQEDELKLQIPQPLFSFREIIGNLEKLAINDQDAAMIQQSQFPMDLFLKLKFLELQSFDYSFLNLPLNLLQKFPNLEELVLTDCYFKELLQHGHGHDPVLSQIRCLRLIRLPNIRHVWNQDSSFFQNLETLQIWDCHGLTNLAPSSATFQNLTTLLVWKCNGLSSLVSSSTAESMHNLAKMIIEESDTIEEIVSSDKNNFQSQNEIILWKLTTLRLHCLKSLETFCSSSRCTLKFPALEVVDLSQCPKMKVFSQGSISTPRLKRVNLTEERDKWRWVGDLNSTIKQLYADKVGFSGLQHLKLSEFSQLKEAWKTQLPVNFFYNLSSLEVDEVAFSSIVVPSNLLPILNDLEKLEVRNCDSVEQVFGLEWPNFDGPFGNLFKLSELKLINLPMLRLVWIEIPKGILDLRNLKLLKIYNCSSLRYIFTPTICCGLEQLQVLEVKSCAMVEEIITEESMDEIIFPQLNSIILESLPRLINFNSGGGTVHCPSLKEIAVVDCPTTFTCSFFREADAAIDKIVERKVFFPNLEDLKLSSIDVEMMWHAQHLKMSSYTENLTILTVDGCGNLKYLLSSSSIVHLKRLEVCNCKMMEQVILREGLDEEIMLLHQLESLKLKDLPKLTRFCTTNLVECSALTEICIQNCPQMRTFVSNSPTSNNELEIINSALFDEKVAFPNLEKMQILNMDYLNMLWHNQLHSDSFCKIKALTVEHCRKLLKIFPSMFQNLEDLIIGNCDSLEEVFDLQEMIKLEETVTIQLRTLNIRNLPNLKHVWNKDPMGLVLFDNLSSVVVSDCPNLKAIFPATIAKNLLQLETLDVKSCGGVEEIVAQDQVTEASIEFLFPCLKSLMLRELNELKCFYSGIHTLESPLLKCLIVYHCEKLNIFCPESENLLETDTESQTMIQDPQPLFSFRKIVSNLEKLTLTRKDAAMILEGQFPSDLFHKLTEIEIYCFHDESAVFPFDLLERFQPMEILGVGCSRFKELFPCDGSVGRKKYAEVLKLIRGLVLDNLPDLMDIWNQDSQLDQVLQSLELLLVERCNSLVALAPSSTFQNLITLEVLKCNGLLSLVTSSTAKSLVRLTTMSIKECDGLKEIVANDGDEIELKEDIIFSKLESLELHYLPSLVCFCSSEHSFKFPSLKNVTVKQCPKLQVFSKGVLSTSSLLGVQKDDQWHWNGNLNAAIQQLFAEMKNAREY, encoded by the exons ATGGAGTTTGCAAAGTTAGTGGTGGATCCCATTGTATCCAAAGTTGTCGAACTGTTGGTTAATCCTGTTGTGCGTCAGATCAAATATGTATTCAACTACAGTGCCAACATCCACAATCTCGAAGAAGAAGTTGAAAAGCTCAGTCATGCTAAGCTAAGGGTTGAGCACACTGTGGAGGTGGCTAGGCGGAATCCACTAGAACAAATTGAAGCTGATGTTCAGCAATGGTTGGCTAAGGTGGATAGTGTTGCTGAAGATGCAGATAAAATTCTTCTTCAACATAAAGATGGAGGAAAAAGGAGGTGCTTCATGGGATTGTGTCCAAATTTGATCAGGCGCCACCAGATTAGTAGAAAAGCCAGTAAAGAAATACCAATCATTGTTGGAGCCCGAGAAGGGGGAAATTTTCCCAGAGTTTCCTACCGTGCTCCACCACAGGGCATTGGGGCAGTCAAAGAGTGTGAACCCTTTGAATCAAGAACATCTGTTGTAGATGAAATCTTGAATGCTTTAAAAGATGCTGGCGTCAATCTCATTGGAGTGTACGGAATGGGAGGCGTGGGTAAAACCACACTTGTGAAACACATCGCCACTCTGGTCAGGGAACTCGGAATCTTCAAATTGGTGGTTATAGCAACTGTCACCCTCAAGGCGGATTTGAAAAGTGTTCAGCAAGAAATTGCAGATTGGCTAGATTTCAAACTTGATGCGGAGTCTATTGCAGTACGAGCAGCTCGATTGAGTGAGCGAatcaaaaaagaagagaaaattcTAATAATTCTTGATGATATATGGGCAGCAATCAAACTAGATGAGATAGGAATTCCTTATGGCACTGATCATAATGGAAGCAAGATACTTATGACGTCCAGAAATCGATCTGTATTGTCGGAAATGGGTGTACAAAGAGATTTCAGGCTTGAAGTTTTAGAGCATCAAGAGGCGTGGAGTCTATTTGAGAAGAAGGTGGGAGATCTTAAAGATTCCAACTTACGACCTATAGCTGTGGAAATAGCAAACAGATGTGCAGGCTTGCCCATTTTAATTGTAGCAGTAGCGACTGCGTTGAAAAATAAGCAGGCATTTGAATGGAATGATGCGTTGGAAAAGCTTAAAATATTTGATGGCAGGGGACATGAAAAGAGAGTTTACTCAGCCCTAGAGTTGAGTTACAACTTTTTGAGAGATGAGGAGAAGTCTTTGTTCCGACTCTTGGGACAACTCAAAGCTAATGAGGGCATCCGAGACTTGTTCAAATATGTAGTGGGGTTTGGCTTATTTAATCAACTCATCACACTAAAAGCAACAAGAAATAGACTACTTACAGTAATAAGTGATCTAAAGCTGTCTTGTTTGTTACTTGAAGATGAGGACCATGAGCGAGTCAAAATGCATGATGTGGTTCACAGCTTTGCAGCCTCATTTGTGTCCAAGCACGATCAAGTGCTAACTGCAGCATATGAAGCTGAATTGGAAGAATGGCCGAACGAGGACTTCTTTAAGCAGTGCACATCAATCTCTTTGCCATATTGCAAAATCCCTAAGCTCCCTGAAGTATTTGAATGCCCAAAACTCAAGTCATTTTTTTTGTTCAATCGAGGTTCCTCGCTCAAAATCAAAGAGAATTTATTCAGTAGAATGAAAGAACTCAAAGTCTTGGATTTGACGAGAATTTATTTGTCACCACTTCCTTCATCGCTTCAATCCCTTGAGAACCTCCGAACCTTATGTTTGGATTTCTGTGTTTTAGAAGACACAGCTGCAATTGGAGAGCTAAAACAGCTGCAAGTTCTTAGCTTGATTGGATCTACAATTGTTCGATTGCCGAATGAAGTAAGAAAATTGACTTGTTTGCGACTTTTGGATTTGAGTAGATGTCAAAGACTTGAAGTGATTCCGCCAAATGTCCTATCAACACTAGCCCAATTGGAGGAATTATACTTGGGGGGAAGCCTTGTGCAATGGGAGGGTGAAGGGCATGATGAAGGAAGGAACAACGCTAACTTGTCTGAATTGAAGCTTTTGTCAAAATTGTCCACTCTAGAGATACATATCATAGATGCAAATATCATGCCTAAAgatatattttctgaaaaattggAAAGTTTTAGAGTATTCATTGGAGATGGGTGGGATTGGGCTAATAATGAGTATGAGACCTCAAGATCATTGAAACTCAAGCTGAATAGAAGCGCCTTGTTGGAGAGAGTAAAAGTGTTGCTGATGAAAACCGAAAGTCTATATTTGGACGACTTGAAGGGCGTGAGAAGTGTTCTCTATGAATTAGATGATCAAGGCTTTCCTGAGTTAAAGCATCTTCATGTTCAAAATAGCCTTGATATTCAATATATCATAGAGCGGAAGAAAATGAACCCTATCACTGCTTTTCCCAAGTTGGAGTCATTATTTCTTCACAATCTGAATAATTTGGAGAAGATTTATCGAGGGCCTTATACAGTGGAATCTTTTAGCGATTTGAGAAAATTAAAGGTAGAAAATTGTAATGCATTGAGGAGTCTCTTCTCATTTTCTATATTTAATGTCCTTAAGAAGCTAGAAGAAGTAAATGTGAATAATTGCGAAATTATACAAGTGATAGTAGCTAAGGAAGGTGAAGATGATGAAGAATGTGAGTTGACGCAACTACGATCCTTAACGTTGGAAAATCTACCCCAATTTACAAGCTTTTGTTCCCAAGTGAAGGTGCATTCTACATCCCAAAGAGCACGAAATCAAGAAATAGCTACTACGGCCTCCAATGAAATTGTATGTGAAGCTGATGCGGAAGTTCTGGTGGCACTTTTCAACAACAAG ATTCGATTTCCTAATTTGGCAGACATGAAGTTCGTTGGAATTAATGTGGAAATGATATGGCCTTGTCAACATAAAGCATTGTCTCCGAGTATTGAAAAATTAACAACATTGATTGTAGATGGGTGTGGGAATTTGAACTTTCTATTCACATCTTCTATTGTTGGAAGTCTTGCACAGCTTAAAATGCTTGAGATATGTGACTGCAAATCTATGGAAGAAGTAATACTTGCAGCAGGAGAAGGGAAAGCGATGAACAAAATATTATTACCTAAATTAGACTCTCTAAAGCTCAAAGGTCTTCCCAAGCTTGTAAGGTTCTGCACAGCTAAGTTAATTGAATGTCCCTCCTTGAAAGTGTTGAAGCTGGGGAATTGTCCTCGTTTGCAAGCATTTGTCTCCACACAAGTGAACACAGCTCTCTTCGATGAAAAG GTTTGGTTTCCTAATTTGGAGGAATTGCATGTTGAGGACATGCATATGTTGAAGATGATATGGTGTGATGAAGTCCTAGCAGATTCCTTTGGTAGATTAAAAGTGCTTAAGGTGCTAAATGGAGAACAGCTACTGGAAATCTTTCCGTCTAAATTATTGGAAAAGTTCTTGGTGAATCTAGAATCATTAACTGTAACAGATTGTGATTCAGTGAAAGAGGTGTTTGATCTCCAAGCAAtagtaaaagaaagagaaacacatGTTGTAAGGCACAGTCAATTGAGAATTTTGTGGATTTCGAATCTTCcgaatttaattcaaatatggAATAGGGATCCTCATGGCATTCTTTCCTTTTATAACCTACGTGAAGTGCGTGCTTGGGATTGTCCAAATTTGAAAAAACTCTTCCCATTTTCAGTAGCTCAATGTCTACCGCATCTTGAACTTCTAAGCATAGGTGATTGTGGAATGGAGGAAATCGTTACTAAGGAGGAAAGACCAGAGCCACTTGCTATTATTCCCAATTTTGCATTTCGTGGGCTAAAGACCATTTTCCTTTGGAGATTAGATGAATTGAAGTATTTTTACTCAGGAAAGCACACTCTAGAATGTTCACAACTAAAACATTTAGATGTGAATCTCTGCGCAAAGCTGCAAACTTTCAATTTTGAATCTCAAGAAATACAAGAAATGCTCATGGATAAGCAAGAGGACGAACTGAAACTTCAAATTCCACAACCACTTTTCTCATTTAGAGAG ATTATTGGCAATTTGGAGAAATTAGCAATAAATGACCAGGACGCTGCAATGATACAACAAAGCCAATTTCCAATGGATCTCTTTCTCAAACTAAAATTTCTTGAGCTGCAAAGCTTTGATTACTCTTTCTTGAATTTGCCACTTAATCTTCTTCAGAAGTTTCCAAATTTGGAAGAACTTGTTTTGACGGATTGTTATTTCAAAGAATTACTGCAACATGGTCATGGTCATGATCCAGTTCTATCACAGATCCGATGCTTACGGCTGATTCGGCTTCCTAATATTAGACATGTATGGAATCAAGATTCTTCATTTTTTCAGAATCTTGAAACTCTTCAAATATGGGATTGCCATGGTTTGACTAATCTGGCACCATCCTCTGCAACTTTCCAAAATCTTACGACTCTGCTTGTGTGGAAGTGTAATGGATTGTCAAGCTTAGTATCTTCTTCTACTGCTGAAAGTATGCACAATCTCGCCAAAATGATTATAGAAGAAAGCGATACGATTGAAGAAATTGTGTCAAGCGACAAAAATAATTTCCAATCCCAAAATGAGATTATTTTGTGGAAATTAACAACTTTGAGACTTCACTGCTTAAAAAGCCTCGAAACTTTCTGCTCATCCTCACGTTGCACATTAAAATTTCCAGCTTTGGAAGTTGTAGATCTCTCACAGTGCCCTAAAATGAAGGTTTTTTCTCAAGGATCTATAAGCACACCAAGGCTAAAGAGAGTAAATTTGACAGAAGAAAGAGATAAGTGGCGTTGGGTTGGGGATCTTAATTCCACTATAAAACAATTGTATGCAGATAAG GTTGGATTCAGTGGCCTACAACATTTGAAACTCTCTGAATTTTCTCAACTAAAAGAGGCATGGAAAACCCAACTTCCAGTCAATTTCTTTTACAATTTAAGTTCCTTGGAAGTAGACGAGGTTGCATTTTCCTCCATTGTTGTTCCATCCAATCTACTGCCAATTCTAAATGATTTGGAAAAGCTTGAGGTCAGAAATTGTGATTCAGTGGAACAAGTATTTGGCCTAGAATGGCCAAACTTTGATGGACCATTTGGGAATTTGTTCAAGTTGAGTGAGCTAAAATTGATAAATCTTCCAATGTTGAGGCTTGTGTGGATTGAGATTCCCAAAGGAATTTTAGATCTCAGAAACCTTAAACTGCTCAAAATCTACAATTGTAGCAGTTTGAGATATATATTTACTCCTACCATCTGCTGTGGCCTTGAGCAACTCCAAGTGCTTGAAGTGAAAAGTTGTGCTATGGTTGAAGAAATCATCACAGAAGAATCTATGGATGAGATTATATTTCCTCAACTAAACTCCATTATTCTTGAATCCTTGCCCAGATTAATCAATTTCAATTCCGGCGGTGGTACTGTGCATTGTCCATCTCTGAAAGAGATTGCTGTAGTTGATTGCCCAACCACATTCACTTGTTCATTCTTTAGGGAAGCAGATGCAGCAATTGATAAAATTGTTGAGCGAAAG GTATTTTTTCCTAATCTGGAGGACCTGAAACTGTCATCAATTGATGTTGAGATGATGTGGCATGCTCAACACTTGAAGATGTCTTCTTATACTGAGAATTTAACAATCCTGACTGTGGATGGCTGTGGGAATCTAAAATATCTATTATCATCATCAAGTATTGTGCATCTGAAGAGACTTGAGGTATGCAATTGTAAGATGATGGAACAAGTGATACTCAGGGAGGGATTGGATGAAGAAATCATGTTACTCCATCAACTAGAGTCCCTGAAGCTCAAAGATCTGCCAAAACTCACCCGATTCTGCACAACTAATTTAGTTGAATGCTCTGCCTTAACAGAGATTTGCATACAAAACTGCCCTCAAATGAGAACATTTGTTTCCAATTCTCCAACTTCAAATAATGAACTTGAAATTATAAACTCTGCTCTATTTGATGAAAAG GTTGCATtcccaaacttggagaaaaTGCAGATTCTTAACATGGATTATTTGAACATGCTATGGCATAATCAACTCCATTCAGAttctttttgcaaaataaaagcATTAACGGTAGAGCACTGTAGAAAACTACTTAAAATCTTTCCATCCATGTTCCAGAATCTTGAGGATTTGATCATAGGCAATTGTGATTCACTGGAAGAGGTATTTGATCTACAAGAGATGATAAAATTGGAAGAAACAGTGACCATTCAGTTGAGAACTCTGAACATAAGAAACCTCCCTAATTTGAAGCATGTATGGAATAAGGATCCTATGGGACTTGTCTTGTTTGATAACCTAAGTTCAGTGGTGGTTTCGGATTGTCCAAATCTAAAAGCTATTTTCCCAGCTACGATAGCTAAAAATCTGCTGCAGCTAGAGACACTAGATGTGAAAAGTTGTGGTGGGGTAGAAGAAATTGTTGCTCAGGACCAAGTAACAGAAGCAAGTATAGAGTTTCTTTTTCCTTGCTTAAAGTCCTTGATGCTTCGGGAATTAAATGAACTCAAGTGCTTCTACTCAGGAATACACACTTTGGAATCTCCATTACTGAAGTGTTTAATTGTGTATCACTGTGAGAAATTAAATATCTTTTGCCCTGAATCTGAGAACTTGCTAGAGACAGATACGGAGAGCCAAACTATGATTCAGGATCCACAACCGCTTTTCTCGTTTAGAAAG ATTGTCTCCAACTTGGAGAAGTTAACTCTAACAAGAAAGGATGCGGCAATGATATTGGAAGGCCAGTTTCCATCTGATCTCTTTCACAAACTCACAGAGATTGAGATATATTGCTTTCATGATGAATCTGCAGTTTTTCCATTTGATCTCCTTGAAAGATTTCAGCCTATGGAAATTCTTGGAGTGGGTTGTAGTCGATTCAAGGAGTTGTTCCCTTGTGATGGCTCTGTTGGTAGGAAAAAATATGCCGAGGTTCTTAAATTGATACGGGGACTAGTGTTGGATAACCTTCCTGATTTGATGGATATATGGAACCAAGACTCCCAGCTAGACCAAGTTCTACAGTCTCTTGAACTTCTTCTTGTTGAGAGGTGTAACAGTCTGGTTGCTTTAGCACCATCCTCTACTTTCCAAAATCTAATCACGTTGGAAGTGTTGAAATGCAATGGATTACTTAGTCTAGTAACATCTTCCACAGCAAAAAGTTTGGTGCGACTCACAACAATGAGTATAAAAGAATGTGATGGATTGAAAGAGATAGTTGCCAATGATGGAgatgaaattgaattgaaagaGGATATTATCTTTAGCAAATTGGAAAGTTTGGAACTTCATTATTTGCCGAGCCTCGTTTGCTTTTGTTCATCAGAACACAGCTTCAAATTCCCCTCTTTGAAAAATGTAACTGTGAAGCAATGCCCCAAGTTGCAGGTTTTCTCAAAAGGAGTCTTAAGTACAAGCAGCCTGCTGGGTGTACAAAAAGATGACCAATGGCATTGGAATGGCAATCTCAATG